From the Pongo pygmaeus isolate AG05252 chromosome X, NHGRI_mPonPyg2-v2.0_pri, whole genome shotgun sequence genome, one window contains:
- the FAM3A gene encoding protein FAM3A isoform X2 → MRLAGPESSVTAAPRARKYKCGLPQPCPEEHLAFRVVSGAANVIGPKICLEDKMLMSSVKDNVGRGLNIALVNGVSGELIEARAFDMWAGDVNDLLKFIRPLHEGTLVFVASYDDPATKMNEETRKLFSELGSRNAKELAFRDSWVFVGAKGVQNKSPFEQHVKNSKHTNKYEGWPEALEMEGCIPRRSTAS, encoded by the exons ATGAGGTTGGCAG GTCCAGAGAGCTCAGTGACTGCAG CGCCACGGGCCAGGAAGTACAAGTGTGGCCTGCCCCAGCCGTGTCCTGAGGAGCACCTGGCCTTCCGTGTGGTCAGCGGGGCCGCCAACGTCATTGGGCCCAAGATCTGCCTCGAGGACAAGAT GCTGATGAGCAGCGTCAAGGACAACGTGGGCCGCGGGCTGAACATCGCCCTGGTGAACG GGGTCAGCGGCGAGCTCATCGAGGCCCGGGCCTTTGACATGTGGGCCGGAG ATGTCAACGACCTGTTGAAGTTTATTCGGCCACTGCATGAAGGCACCCTGGTGTTCGTGGCATCCTACGACGACCCTGCCACCAA GATGAATGAAGAGACCAGAAAGCTCTTCAGTGAGCTGGGCAGCAGGAACGCCAAGGAGCTGGCCTTCCGGGACAGCTGGGTGTTTGTCGGGGCCAAAGGTGTGCAGAACAAGAGCCCCTTCGAGCAG CACGTGAAGAACAGTAAGCACACCAACAAGTACGAAGGCTGGCCTGAGGCGCTGGAGATGGAAGGCTGCATCCCGCGGAGAAGCACGGCCAGCTAG
- the FAM3A gene encoding protein FAM3A isoform X1, whose protein sequence is MRLAGPLRIVALVVSVGLTWIVVSILLGGPGSGFPRIQQLFTSPESSVTAAPRARKYKCGLPQPCPEEHLAFRVVSGAANVIGPKICLEDKMLMSSVKDNVGRGLNIALVNGVSGELIEARAFDMWAGDVNDLLKFIRPLHEGTLVFVASYDDPATKMNEETRKLFSELGSRNAKELAFRDSWVFVGAKGVQNKSPFEQHVKNSKHTNKYEGWPEALEMEGCIPRRSTAS, encoded by the exons ATGAGGTTGGCAG GCCCTCTCCGCATTGTGGCCCTAGTCGTCAGTGTGGGTCTCACATGGATCGTGGTCAGCATCCTCCTGGGTGGGCCTGGCAGTGGCTTTCCTCGCATCCAGCAACTCTTCACCA GTCCAGAGAGCTCAGTGACTGCAG CGCCACGGGCCAGGAAGTACAAGTGTGGCCTGCCCCAGCCGTGTCCTGAGGAGCACCTGGCCTTCCGTGTGGTCAGCGGGGCCGCCAACGTCATTGGGCCCAAGATCTGCCTCGAGGACAAGAT GCTGATGAGCAGCGTCAAGGACAACGTGGGCCGCGGGCTGAACATCGCCCTGGTGAACG GGGTCAGCGGCGAGCTCATCGAGGCCCGGGCCTTTGACATGTGGGCCGGAG ATGTCAACGACCTGTTGAAGTTTATTCGGCCACTGCATGAAGGCACCCTGGTGTTCGTGGCATCCTACGACGACCCTGCCACCAA GATGAATGAAGAGACCAGAAAGCTCTTCAGTGAGCTGGGCAGCAGGAACGCCAAGGAGCTGGCCTTCCGGGACAGCTGGGTGTTTGTCGGGGCCAAAGGTGTGCAGAACAAGAGCCCCTTCGAGCAG CACGTGAAGAACAGTAAGCACACCAACAAGTACGAAGGCTGGCCTGAGGCGCTGGAGATGGAAGGCTGCATCCCGCGGAGAAGCACGGCCAGCTAG
- the FAM3A gene encoding protein FAM3A isoform X3 — translation MDNTCYPCPAPRARKYKCGLPQPCPEEHLAFRVVSGAANVIGPKICLEDKMLMSSVKDNVGRGLNIALVNGVSGELIEARAFDMWAGDVNDLLKFIRPLHEGTLVFVASYDDPATKMNEETRKLFSELGSRNAKELAFRDSWVFVGAKGVQNKSPFEQHVKNSKHTNKYEGWPEALEMEGCIPRRSTAS, via the exons ATGGATAACACCTGCTATCCCTGCCCAGCGCCACGGGCCAGGAAGTACAAGTGTGGCCTGCCCCAGCCGTGTCCTGAGGAGCACCTGGCCTTCCGTGTGGTCAGCGGGGCCGCCAACGTCATTGGGCCCAAGATCTGCCTCGAGGACAAGAT GCTGATGAGCAGCGTCAAGGACAACGTGGGCCGCGGGCTGAACATCGCCCTGGTGAACG GGGTCAGCGGCGAGCTCATCGAGGCCCGGGCCTTTGACATGTGGGCCGGAG ATGTCAACGACCTGTTGAAGTTTATTCGGCCACTGCATGAAGGCACCCTGGTGTTCGTGGCATCCTACGACGACCCTGCCACCAA GATGAATGAAGAGACCAGAAAGCTCTTCAGTGAGCTGGGCAGCAGGAACGCCAAGGAGCTGGCCTTCCGGGACAGCTGGGTGTTTGTCGGGGCCAAAGGTGTGCAGAACAAGAGCCCCTTCGAGCAG CACGTGAAGAACAGTAAGCACACCAACAAGTACGAAGGCTGGCCTGAGGCGCTGGAGATGGAAGGCTGCATCCCGCGGAGAAGCACGGCCAGCTAG